A window of Flavobacterium psychrophilum genomic DNA:
GTCAAAAGTAAATACAAAAAATGATAACTTTGCGAAAACACATAATTTTAAATGGCGAAAAAAAATGTAAGTAATGATGATTTATTAGCCTCTATCATCAAAGGTATTGAAGAAGTGAAAGGAAATGATATTGATATTCTTGATCTTAGAGATATAGACAATACTGTTTGTGACTACTTTGTAATATGTAACGGTACCTCTAATACTCAGGTGAACGCTATTGTTCACTCCATCCAAAAAACTGTTTCCAAAGCATTGAAAGATAAGCCATGGCATGTTGAAGGCACCGAGAACGGTGAATGGGTTCTTATGGATTACGTAAACATTGTTGTACACGTGTTCCAGAAACACATTCGTGAATACTACAACATAGAAAGCCTTTGGGGAGATGCACGCATCACATCAATAGGAAACAACTATTAATAAAACAAATTCATGTCAAAAGATAATAAACCTACAAAGTTTAGAATAAGCCCGTTGTTTATTTACGCCGGGATTATACTCATATTCGTAGCTATAAATTTTGTAGCAAGCGGATCGAGCTGGAATGACCCTAAACCTATCTCTCTCGCGAGATTTTATAAATATCTGGACGAAGGAGAAATTAATAAAGTTACATACACAAAAACCAATGCAGAGGTATACCTTAAGTCGGACGCACTTAAGTTGCCTGAGCACGAAAAAGTACAAAAAGATATATTCGACAAGCCTAACAAAGGCCCTCATTACACATTACAGACTGGTAATGCTGAAGAGTTTCAGAAAAGGCTTGACCTTGCCCGTGAATCAGGCAAGCTAAACGATTATGATCCGCAGGCAGACAGTAACTGGGGTGAACTTTTATTAACGCTTTTACCAATACTCGTAATTGTTGGAATTTGGATTTTCATGATGCGACGTATGTCAGGTGGCGGTGCAGGTGGCGGTGGCGGCCAGATATTTAATATCGGTAAGTCTAAAGCCAAACTGTTTGACGAAAAGAACGACATCAAAGTAACATTTAAAGATGTTGCAGGCCTTGAAGGTGCTAAGGAAGAGATCCAGGAGATCGTTGAATTCCTTAGAAACCCTGAAAAGTACACCAGCATTGGTGGTAAAATACCTAAAGGTGCGTTACTTGTAGGCCCTCCGGGAACAGGCAAAACCCTACTGGCTAAAGCTGTTGCAGGTGAAGCCAAAGTTCCATTCTTCTCGCTGTCAGGTTCTGACTTCGTAGAGATGTTTGTAGGTGTTGGTGCATCACGTGTACGTGACCTGTTCAAACAAGCTAAAGAAAAATCTCCGGCTATTATCTTCATCGATGAAATTGAT
This region includes:
- a CDS encoding ribosome-associated protein IOJAP, with product MAKKNVSNDDLLASIIKGIEEVKGNDIDILDLRDIDNTVCDYFVICNGTSNTQVNAIVHSIQKTVSKALKDKPWHVEGTENGEWVLMDYVNIVVHVFQKHIREYYNIESLWGDARITSIGNNY